The Mycobacterium riyadhense sequence CGTGAAATAGAGGACGAGTGCCAGTACCACGCCGACGACGGCTAAACCCACCGTTGCGAGCAGCATCTTGAGCCCTCGAACGACCCCTCGCGCAGTGGTTTTCGGGGGGTTGGGCTCGTCGTTCGTAAGGCCGCGGGCTCGTCGCTTGGCCTCACGGCGAGCCTGTTCGATCGCCGCAGCGCGAGCTTGGGCGGCGCGACGCTCGGCACGCTCCCGGCGGGCGCGCCGGCGCGGCCCCTCGAATTCTGCGTGATCGGGCCGCTCCGCGCCGTCCTGCGATTCGATGACGAGCGGTTCGGTAGGCGCGCTCTCGTCGACTACGTTCGGGCCATCGCTGGGTTCGGTCACGGCAATACCCCCGGACGACCGAGCGCGCTGCGGTTGGCTCGCACCCGCAGGGCGGTCACGATCTCGGGCCCCAGCAGGGTAACGTCGCCCGCGCCCATCGTGACGATGACGTCTCCGGGACCGGCGGCCGCTGCGACCTGCTCGGCGACGGCGGATACGTCCGCGACATAGCGCACCGGAACACTGACGTGCTCAGCGACGCTGGCTCCGCTGACACCGGCGAGCGGTTGTTCGCGGGCGCCATACACATCCAGGACGAACACTTGGTCAGCGGCATCCAGAGCCTGACCGAATTCGGAAGCGAAAGCCTTTGTCCGCGAGTACAAATGGGGCTGAAACACGACCAGCGAACGACCGGAAGGGGTGGTGCGGCTCTGCTCGAGTACCGTGCGCACCGCAGCGAGCGTGGCGCTGATTTCGGTTGGGTGGTGCGCGTAATCGTCGAACACCCGTACCGATCCGGCGGACCCGACCAACTCGAAACGGCGGCGCACGCCCTCGAAACCGGCCAACCCGTCGAGCACCTCATCGGCTGGTGCCCCGATTTCGATCGCGGCTAGCAGCGCGCCGAGCGCATTGAGCGCCATATGCCGTCCCGGCACCGACAGCCGCATCACGCGTGGGCGCGGTTCACCGGCCAACTCGATCTGGGCGACCGCCTCGATGCCCTGCTGCTCCCACGACACAAGCGTGGCGGCCAGGGGCTCCCCCCCTTGGGAGGGTGCAGCTCCGTACCGCAGCACCCGAATTCCCAGGTCGGCCGTGCGCCGGGCCAATGCAGCCGCGCCGGGGTCGTCGGTGCACACGACCAGCGCGCCTCCGGGGGCAAGTCGCTCCACGAAGGAATCGAACACCCCGATATAGGCGTCGGCGCTGCCGTAGAAGTCCAGGTGATCGGACTCGATGTTGGTGACCACCGCGACGTTGGGCGTGTATTCGAGCAGCGAGCCGTCGCTTTCATCGGCTTCGGCCACAAAGCAGTCACCGCTACCGTGATGGGCGTTGGTACCGGCCTCTCCGAGTTCACCGCCGACCGCGAACGACGGATCCCGCCCGCAGTGCTGCAGGGCAACGATCAGCATTGAGGTCGTCGTTGTCTTGCCATGCGTGCCGGTGACCATCAACGTGGTGCGCCCAGCCATCAGCTTGGCCAGCACGACCGGCCGCAGGACCACCGGAATGCCGCGCCGCCGGGCCTCGACGAGCTCGGGATTGGTCTTGGGAATCG is a genomic window containing:
- the murC gene encoding UDP-N-acetylmuramate--L-alanine ligase: MTAEQLPPDLRRVHMVGIGGAGMSGIARILLDRGGLVSGSDAKESRGVHALRARGALIRIGHDASSLDLLPGGVTSVITTRAAIPKTNPELVEARRRGIPVVLRPVVLAKLMAGRTTLMVTGTHGKTTTTSMLIVALQHCGRDPSFAVGGELGEAGTNAHHGSGDCFVAEADESDGSLLEYTPNVAVVTNIESDHLDFYGSADAYIGVFDSFVERLAPGGALVVCTDDPGAAALARRTADLGIRVLRYGAAPSQGGEPLAATLVSWEQQGIEAVAQIELAGEPRPRVMRLSVPGRHMALNALGALLAAIEIGAPADEVLDGLAGFEGVRRRFELVGSAGSVRVFDDYAHHPTEISATLAAVRTVLEQSRTTPSGRSLVVFQPHLYSRTKAFASEFGQALDAADQVFVLDVYGAREQPLAGVSGASVAEHVSVPVRYVADVSAVAEQVAAAAGPGDVIVTMGAGDVTLLGPEIVTALRVRANRSALGRPGVLP